The Filimonas lacunae genomic sequence TATCTTTATCAGTAGTACCGTTTACACCCCGCCACTGTACACTTACCTCATATAAATCAGGATGATCCACGTCCCATAGTTTTGCTTTGGGCACATAGGCGTCTATTTCAATAGTATGGGTTCCGGCAGCAATAGAAGTAGCTTTCGTTTGCGTAAACAGCACCTCCTTTGTTTTGATATCTGACACTTTTATATCGTAGCTACCGCTAACAGAAGTTGCCCCTACATTTTCTGCGGTTATCTCAAAAGTGGCGGCATATACATCCGGCTTGTTCTTTACAAAAATGTCGCTGATAAAAACGGCATCTGTAGCCTGTAACCACACCTTACCAGTGATGCCCCCAAACCCATGGCTTGGTTGGGTACGATATTCGCCCCACATAAAATTCTGACTATCCCGCCAATCAAAATTGCCGTTAGGGTCAGTAATACGTACCGCTATTTCATTCACCGCGCCAGGAGTAACCGCGCTGGTGATATCTACATCAAAAGGAGTACTGTTCACCAAATCGTACCCCACCAGTTTTTGATTCACAAACACCTCGGCCCGGAAACGGACGCTTTCAAACTTCAAAACCACATGTTTATTTTTAAAAGTAGCAGGCACCATTATTTTAGTGGTAAACCACGATACCCCAAGGTAATTGCCCGAAACACCAAAAGCATTCCCATTCTTTCCCCAATAATATTGCTCCACCGTGGCTGGTAAATGAACAGTTTTGGAGGAGCCGGTAGCAAGCGTTTTCCATCCGCCTGTAGGTATGTTTACAGGTATAGACTGGATATGAACGGGTGGCGTATACAGGGAATCGTTCTGCCATTTAGCCGCAGTATCCAGCCATAAACTCCAATTATTGCCAGACAGGTCCATTACCGTTCGTCCGGTTTGCGCTGCTGCTTTACTAAAAAATAAGCCACTGAAAAATGCCAGCCCTGACAAGAGCGACCTGAAAGGAAATTCCATAAGCAAACTTTATATGTACAATCAATCGTAGCCTGTTCAATAAGTCATATATCCAGGCAAATGTATTAGCAGGAAGAACTCCGGCAGTTTAAATATTAACGGAATAGGTTTAAATTCTGTCAAATAAGCACCATCTGCGGTAAAAAGCGTTACGAAAGCAGTCAGTTTTTCTAAAAAACTGACGAAAATCATATGCCGGTTAACAACCGTCATTTTAAGAGGATATTCAGGACTCTATTTTCGCCGCATGATCAATCTAACCAGTGCCATGGAGGAGTCGGTAAGACCCACTCCTATTAACAAAGAAGTAGTATGGGATAAGTCGAAGATTTTGATGAGCAAAACAGATCCCTACGGCGTTATTGAATATGCCAACGATGCTTTCATTGAAGTATCAGGTTATGAAGAACATGAATTGGTGGGCAAACCCCATAATATTGTTCGTCACCCCGATATGCCCCGCGTTATTTTTAAAGTGCTGTGGGATTACCTGAAAAAAGGAAAGAACATTCATGCCATTGTAAAAAACATGAGTAGTAGCGGACGCTTCTACTGGGTGATTACCGATTTTGATGTGAAGACAAACGAAAAGGGAATCATCACTAATTATTATGGCCGCCGTCGTGCTGCACCTATGGAAATTGTTCAAAGACACATTGAACCTTTGTATGAAAAGTTATTGCAGATAGAAACCGCTACCGGCATAGCAGCCAGCGAAAAATACCTGGTAGGCTACCTGGAAGATATTGGCAAGAGCTACAATGAGTTTATTGAGGATATTATTACGGACGGACAACCACGTACAGACAAACAGCCTATTGAGAAGAAAGGCTTTTTCACGAAATTCTTTGGACGTTAATATAAAACATTCGCCATACCCTGTATTGACAATGCAACAGGGTATGGCGAATGCTACTACAAATCGATAGTAATAGATTCCCCCCAGACTATAGGAGAATTCTTAGAAGCTTTTTTATTCCAGAGACATTCCCGCACCGTCAGCTTTTTCTTATGGGGATCAATAGAGATCAACTGGAAGGATAATTTCTTTTCTTCCTTTGCCGACACCCTGCCTTTCATCGGAGAATCTACACGGAATACCGGAAGTGATACATCATTATCCGGGCCTTTGTAGGTATAAAATTCGTTGGCATTTTCATGACCATGAAAGTAGGCTTTGATATTCGGGTGCCTTTTGATAAATGCAGCAAACGCCCGCTCCTCTATCAGATCCTGGGGCTTTCCATCTAGTAGTGTAGTATCCTGCAGGTATTCCGGCATCAGGTTTTCAAACTTGTCTTTTGCGTTGATAGTATGCGGGATATGCGGGTTAGTAAAGTGTTTGGGTTCTCCCTGTGGCGGCACATGTACAAACAGCAACACCGGGGTTGATGGGCTCACGCTTTTCAAATCCTGTTCCATCCAAACCCGTGTTACAGAATCAGCCCATAAACAAAGGAACATACAATGCACACCCGCAATGTTTCGCGAGTAATTGACTTTATCGGTGTTGTAATTAAAATCAGCAAGCGTTTTAGGCTGCGCAGGATGCATCATCAGGTTATAGATGTTCACCATAGAGGTGGCATCGGTAGCAGGTTGTAAGTTTTTATAATGCCCTACCGCATTGGAAGCATCATGGTTGCCCGGAGTTAACAGCACCACTGTTTTCTCTTGTTGACGGTTATAAGTAGTAAGCCCGGTAAGATAATCATGCTGAAACTGCTGCCACGAGGCAGTGGCACTTTGTATGGGATACTCCTGCCTGTTGGCTATATCTCCCGTTACCACCAGATAGTCAATAGCCCCTACCTGTTGCTTCGCCCCTACGCCTCCATCTTTAGGCAACACCAGTGATGGCAGCGTATTCATTTTCTTCAGCATCACCGCATTTACCTGGTAGCTGGGAACATCCTCTTTTCCTTCGAATGTTTTCCGGGCAATGCCATAGTGCAGATCCGACACATAAGCTATCTGCACCATGGCATCCTTTTTACCCGTTTGCGCCTGTACACCAGTAAACAGGGAAAAACAAGTAACTATCAGCCAACTCCAACCTTTTACGCCATATTTCATGTGATCACCCTTTCTGAATAATGAGAATTACGCAAAGCTCACAGAAGCGGTTCATGAAAACGTAACAGGGCTGTGAATTAACCATTTCGTAACTTCTGTTACCGCGGCAAAGACATCCACTCAATCCACCACTTCACCGGTAAGGTTGCGCAACACTGATAAAAATACCCATCAATATTTTGCAACAGAATTGCAATAAACATACATTTGCAAAAGAGTTGCAAAAAAGAAGTTACCCTTTCGCTAACCCCTTCTTGCTGCACATCATTTCTATTTACATCATTAAACAACAAACAATGACTAGCGTTTTTCGTTCCAGAAACGTACTGGCCCTTTATGTCCTTTTAGTATTCACTATTATCAGCTGCAAGAAAGAGTATGCGATAAATGGGTATGTAGCGCCCGTTTCGCTTCCTGACTCTATTACAGCCGTATATGGTGATACCCTCCGGTTTGCCCTACCGGACGATTATGCCCGCAATGCAGGCATCACCCTTTCCCTGCAACTGAATACGCCCAACCAGAAGGTACAGGCTACCGATTCGCTGGACGCGCTGATACGTAAGGCTATTGTGTTAACCTCTCAGCAAATGACCATCAGAACCGGCCTGTTATATCCCAACAATATGTATTCTGCTACTTACGGGAACAGGCTTCCGGATACCTATGATATAACGTTACTGGTAGCCACCAGCAATGGTTTAAAGGGCGTGAGTAAAAGCTTTAAACTGAAAGTGCTGCCTGCATCACTGGGCATTAAAGAGATCAACAGCACCGATAACATTCCCTATGGTTACAGCCTGTATAGTGATGCGGGGGTGAAATATACCGTAGACTTTTCAGGCACCGATACCAGCAAAGCCACCCTGGAACTGTTTCAAAACGGACGGGAAGACAGCAACGTATGGCTATCGGGCAACCAGGTGGTGATTAATGCCGCTGCCGGCGATCCGGCTAAAAAAGCGGAATGGACTTATGACCTTATCCCTTCCCTGAGCAAGGATGGTTACACCATCGCCCGCAAGCAGTTCAGGGCCGTATTGCTGCCTAAACCGAAGTTCTTTTATGGTACTTACTATGCCGATTATGACTTATCTGTGATCACTAACCGTGTGGTGATTGGCCTGGGCAATGCGTATACTTCACCCGCTCCTGCTTTCAATCCTGCCAAATACAAAGGCAGTTTCCGGATAAGCAGTATTACTAAAGATGGTGCGGATTTTACCGATACCGGCAAGTTGTTTAGTGTCAACAGCAGCACCGGGGCGGTTTCAGTAGCCAGTAACAGCACACTTACTATCGGTAATTATTCTTTAACGGTGGAAGCCATCACTACCAATGATATTAGCCTTACAGCCACCTTTACACTGGTAATGGAATAATTATCCATACGGCAATGGTGTTACCGTAACAAAGCAGCACCGGTTGGGGCTGCTTTGTTGTTTATAAAGTCCTGTATAAATAATGTATACCATAGAAGCGATCGAAGAAAACTACCTTATGATAACCCAAACAGGCGGCGCAGACTACTTTTGCTATAGGCTGCTTTAGGTACTTTACCGGAACGGATAGCTCCTTTTCCTTCTAATGATATAACCGAAGTTTTTAAACGATGCTTTTCGGAAAGCTCTTCCAACGCTGCATCCATATCCTCCACATTCAGGCTTATAGCGATACCCGCCTTGGCTCCCTGGTCAATAATACGGGCCAGTACCCTGCCGGAAGATTCTTTTTCGATGAGTAAACTTTCAAATTCCTTCAACGCATCTTTGAGGGCTACTACGGGTTGCAACTGTACCCCGATGTTCAATAAAGGCCATTTGTAAAAAACACCATGTTCGTTTTCACTCCACAATTCTGGATTTGGCTCTGCCATACAAAACAGTAATTTGGTGCAAATATAAAGGCCGTTCTTCATTCTGCGAGCAGACTGCCGTTAGTTATACATCCGGCAGCAGGAAAAGTAAATCACCCGGTAGTGGCATTCTCACTAAACTTCGGGGTTTTCTCCGATTTCCACCTTGGTCACCCCATTGCTTTTGGAAAGGTATTTCAGTAAAGCTTTCAAAAACACCGGGCCTGCCGAACCGGTATCTATCTCTAGTATCAGTCGGTTTTCCTGCACTTTACCTCTCACACTATGCACTACACCATCATCACCGCCTTTTTTCTCCGACTTTACATTAAAAGCTGCTACTACATCATATATTCCCTGTAGCAAATCGTCCGCTCTGGTGTTATCTTTCAGCCAAATCGTCATCTCCATATCCATATGCAAACGATGAATCACCAGTTCGTAACCGGGATTCTTTAGCCGGAAAGGCAATTCTTCTTTGGGATGTAGTTGTTGATGATATAACAACGGATCCATCCCTTCCAACCAAAACTCAATATCCACACAGTCAATATCTGTATCCTCCATAGCATAGATTCTGCCCGAAGCCGATTTCCAGGCTACCATAACCGGGTTCCAGTTATGACTGATATAAATGTTGGCATTGTACCTGGAAACTTCCCCCGGTGTAAAAGTTAACATGGGCGGATACCCTTCCGGGGCACGCATAGGCAGGTTTAATTCTATCAGCTTATTTACTTTTATACCGGTATGTAGCTCAAAATACCGCGTCAATTGCTGATCCAAACAGGTGGCGAAAGTTATCGAAACTTCTATTTCATGATTTCGCTTGAAATTCCAGCAGTGGTATTCTACATTTTTAAGTAATGTTTTATGATCCAGGGTAGCATTCAATAAATCCATGGTAAAGCAGTTTTGGGGTTCTCTTCTTTAGTCTGAAAAAATAAGCATATCCCTATACATATAAGCATCTTTTTTAGCAAAACGCTCCCATTACTGCATCAGCCATACCTTCTATTTTATACAAACCTCAACTACGATTACCCGTTTTAGCCTGGCGTACGGCCGCTTCTTTGGTCAATTTATACACCACACTTACACGCAATCGCGCCCCGTTAAAACGGCTCATGGTATTCAGCAGATAATCCTTTTTCTCCATACGCGTATAGTAACGCCGGGTATCCAAGATATTGGTTGCATCTGCCACCAGGGAAAGCCGGTCGCTCCATAGTTTTTTATTCAAACCCATATCTACCCAATACAAGGAGCGGGTTACACTTTGCGCGGCAGGGTCTGTACCCCTGGCATTACAGCGCACCTGCATTCCTATACCGTAAGGCAACTTTACCTGCGCGCTTATACGTCCACTGCAATTAAAGCCATTGTAGGCAAAATCAAATCCATCGTACTGGCCCGATTGCCGGAAATAAAACAAATTGCCATCCATACTTAGCTGTAATGCAGATACAGCGCTGTATTGCATGGTTAATTCCAGTCCCACACGACTTTCCCCGGAAATATTCACCGGCATAGTAATAAAAACACCATGAGCATTACGCCAGGTATATTCAGCAAACGGCGACATAGTATGCTGATAAAACAAGGTGGGATTAACGGTAAATTTCCCGCTACGTCTCAGCAATCCCAGTTCGCATAAGGAAGTATAAGAAGGATTCAGTTGCGGGTTGCCTGTGTAGCGTGAAGTTATATCTGTAAGCTCTGCAAAGGGTGATAACTGTGCCAAAGCAGGTCTGCTGATACGGCTGCTATAATGCACCTGAAGAGTTGTTATCTCATTCACACTATAGTCAATATGCAGAGAAGGAAAAACACGCAGGTAATTTTTATGTTCTTCATATACTTCACCAGCCCCTCTGAGGCCAATAGCCGTATATTCCAGGCGTATACCTGCCAGGTAATTCCATTTACCACGCTTATGGTTACCCTGCAGGTAAGCTCCCTGTATGTGCTCCCGGTAGCGTATACCACTATTCATACCATCATACACTTTGTAGCCGCTATCCTGCTGTTGCTCGGCCAGGAAATCGTAGCGTACATTCCGGGCTTCTGTTTTAATACCTGCTTCCAGACGGCTGCTGGTACCCAGTGGCTGCACCCAATCTGTTTGTAACAGTAAATCATGGCTGGCATTATCATTATTCGTACGCATAGCCGGGTAAGCCACACGCTCCGGGTAAATTTTACCTGTGAACAGCTGCCAGTTTTTACGGCTGTTCCACCAGTCATACTGCACATCCACCGTCCATTTTCGTCCGGACTGGTTAAACAACCGTGTATAATTATATTCCAGCTGATTGTAATTACGATGTTCCCATGATTCCCCTTCGCGTTGCCGTATACTATCTGTCACCTCGTGGTAATAATGGTAATCCAGCCAGGTTTTATCGTGGTCATGTGTACCATTCCATAAATAAGCCAGCGTCATCGTTTGCTTATCCGTTAGCCGGTAATCCATCCCGGTATACAACATTTTACCATCGTCGTGCCTGTTCTCTTTTTGATCCATCGCTAAAGTATAGGCAGGTGTAACCTGTTCAGAAGCATACAATCCCCGGTAATCAGATTTGCGGATGCCCAGTGTAGAAAAGAAGTTGAAACGGTCTGATTGATAGTTAAGGCTGGGATTGAAACGGGTATCGTTCGGGAAACCTGCGGTTATCTGCACCTGTCCGTTAAAACCTGCTTTATGGTTCTTTTTCAGAATGATATTGATGATACCTGTAGCACCAGCAGCATCGTAACGGGCAGAGGGGCTGGTAATCACTTCAATCCTTTCTATCTGTGCCGCCTGTAACTGTTCCAGCATGTTGCCCTGGGTTAAACCTGACCGGCGGCCGTTAATCAGTACCGTTACCCCAGGGTTTCCGCGCAACAGCACCTGCCCCTGCGGACTTACACTTACCGAAGGCAGTCCGTTTAATACATCACTGGCACTACC encodes the following:
- a CDS encoding PAS domain-containing protein, with the translated sequence MINLTSAMEESVRPTPINKEVVWDKSKILMSKTDPYGVIEYANDAFIEVSGYEEHELVGKPHNIVRHPDMPRVIFKVLWDYLKKGKNIHAIVKNMSSSGRFYWVITDFDVKTNEKGIITNYYGRRRAAPMEIVQRHIEPLYEKLLQIETATGIAASEKYLVGYLEDIGKSYNEFIEDIITDGQPRTDKQPIEKKGFFTKFFGR
- a CDS encoding metallophosphoesterase family protein, translating into MKYGVKGWSWLIVTCFSLFTGVQAQTGKKDAMVQIAYVSDLHYGIARKTFEGKEDVPSYQVNAVMLKKMNTLPSLVLPKDGGVGAKQQVGAIDYLVVTGDIANRQEYPIQSATASWQQFQHDYLTGLTTYNRQQEKTVVLLTPGNHDASNAVGHYKNLQPATDATSMVNIYNLMMHPAQPKTLADFNYNTDKVNYSRNIAGVHCMFLCLWADSVTRVWMEQDLKSVSPSTPVLLFVHVPPQGEPKHFTNPHIPHTINAKDKFENLMPEYLQDTTLLDGKPQDLIEERAFAAFIKRHPNIKAYFHGHENANEFYTYKGPDNDVSLPVFRVDSPMKGRVSAKEEKKLSFQLISIDPHKKKLTVRECLWNKKASKNSPIVWGESITIDL
- a CDS encoding outer membrane beta-barrel protein translates to MLILCCLVANRNYAQTDTVKRALPDSQQVMTGKNLLPGVVVTGRKNALTLLPDKKVFEVGKDILSQNGSASDVLNGLPSVSVSPQGQVLLRGNPGVTVLINGRRSGLTQGNMLEQLQAAQIERIEVITSPSARYDAAGATGIINIILKKNHKAGFNGQVQITAGFPNDTRFNPSLNYQSDRFNFFSTLGIRKSDYRGLYASEQVTPAYTLAMDQKENRHDDGKMLYTGMDYRLTDKQTMTLAYLWNGTHDHDKTWLDYHYYHEVTDSIRQREGESWEHRNYNQLEYNYTRLFNQSGRKWTVDVQYDWWNSRKNWQLFTGKIYPERVAYPAMRTNNDNASHDLLLQTDWVQPLGTSSRLEAGIKTEARNVRYDFLAEQQQDSGYKVYDGMNSGIRYREHIQGAYLQGNHKRGKWNYLAGIRLEYTAIGLRGAGEVYEEHKNYLRVFPSLHIDYSVNEITTLQVHYSSRISRPALAQLSPFAELTDITSRYTGNPQLNPSYTSLCELGLLRRSGKFTVNPTLFYQHTMSPFAEYTWRNAHGVFITMPVNISGESRVGLELTMQYSAVSALQLSMDGNLFYFRQSGQYDGFDFAYNGFNCSGRISAQVKLPYGIGMQVRCNARGTDPAAQSVTRSLYWVDMGLNKKLWSDRLSLVADATNILDTRRYYTRMEKKDYLLNTMSRFNGARLRVSVVYKLTKEAAVRQAKTGNRS